The genomic DNA tcccaaaccagagaaagtggcgagttatactttaattctgatatgtacttgatgaaggattccctccttgcttctttaaagacttgcttttgtttggcgaggtttctcttgtatattattctattaactaagacaggacgccttcgataatcacgcttgtaactggctcttgcaattttcctactcaaggcacatttactattcaccaaggtaccagtggacgacggggtttccaccctgatgttttaggaattgacatcattgcccctccaatcattatactagcaagatattcgtaggcagctgaggggcaaggaaattcattggccttacgattgacttgggtagatttttcatacagctgccaatctgcctcctttatcttccacttgggtaaagatggggagggtatattttgtacatacttaagatggatgggatagtggtcgcttccatagagattttcatccactgaccacttataatctaatcgtaatgacgacgaacatattgtaagatcaattgctgaactagagttatgggctacatcaaaccttgtaggagaaccgttgttcattaaaactacatcattgcaatctattaatctttcaattataagtccacggtgatcacacctaccttcccccccacagcatgttttgcattaaaatcccccatcagaatgaaaggctgaggtagttggtctaaaagtgattgcatattcaacctctaattgtcttggattgccagctctgtccaccatcgagtttctaggccaggttctagataaagagagcacagagtgacccatttattgatgaaaatctgtgttgcacaagcttgcagtatggagtctaatttgataactttttgtggtaatgacttggccgcaataatacatgtaccaccatgagaacgttcacctacaggtggtggagatctgtgaaaaataaagttctgtccacagttaggagaaacattaccaagtttagtctcttgcaaacaaagggcagctaaattatgctccttgaaaaggacccggacctgttctctgtttgaatggaaacctcgtatgatccactgacatagagccattatttactattagattttttttttttttttactttttggacttggattgggctggtctggaaagacttggtcttggtctttgtttcatagaagaacttggcagatcctcaagagacctgctatttcctctcttgggaaccctactatggtgtggggatataggtggagatgatgaaggagtgcggggtctcttatttctaagaggcaccgtctctgcagcgtgcacctgagccttatgaggtgcactgatcaaggtgtcattctgggacatacccagatcaggcagtgaagctgcctgtgaggctttctacatcagaagcccgagagacccctcccagaagcccagaggaggggACAAGGGGCCTCTTGggtgaaggcggagatgctgaacgtacttcgagctcagaaggggatagctgaagctttggctttgaagttggcatcctagtttgatcatttttattcgattttccaattttcactacatcactatattgaggtcttgggaacaaaagtctttttgccaggccaatacttagatgttcagcatgagctttctctatggctgccacttcttttttaaatgactcacattccttatgccttgcattgatgatttcccttacaatttatacataatattggattagaaacattcgccttcatgcttttgtaaagagcaggcagcacataaACTGGTTTCGAGTACACACCTTTGACGAGTGGccatatccaaaacatatgaagcattggagtggtctatgcttaaaaggtctaacatgaaatctctccttgtcaacatatacataatcaggaacttcatcattagtgaagtgaaaataatcattcttgaccttggaaccttgaaaatgcttccacactttatcatcacacatttccagcaattcctcgtcagacagttcatataggtctttgACTAAAAACCACTCCCTTAGCAtaactaaaacaaaaactatagtgtggtttgacctcttttatcatattagtatttttcagtttagagatcatgtggccttgtctataagactttgcatggaccaaaaaactgttcttttatttcaaatctagtaatatctgagttggtcattgctcctaccaatgttcttaaatgtttcctgaagtggaaaagattacaaaagtctgattttgttgaaacaatcagccacctggcaggtagaggtgtcctcaccttacgtttcccatctgaagtttcctgactgactctagctggataaaaggaatctacttcaatattctggggcatttatgtattaatacacactttaatttttccttatgtgaacacttgaaagcattcatggcatttcttatgagtagtaaactcaatccaaaccctccaatatgcaaatcttcagtttcacaatacttaataacttttaatttcaccatatcttccaaacatttccataaatgcaacacaatttaaatctgaggagagagaatcaacatagaggattctctcaccactactagaactttccatagccacatccAAGGTCTTGCcatgggtcgtcttctgtacaattgaattttctataggattgtccttgtccgtgccagaggtcgaagaggagggtagtgtcaggaggtcgcattgtcctggggagtttatcatagggtcgttattcattaatccttaagcagaaatttgaaaaacctactgcaaatcaggcagaaaaccaggcccccccgcatcaacccctctctcaccaaagacactcagcagagactgactcccatatgtccactccctaccctacccgaagaagggatagctctaccataacatgagtggctcaagtgtaagcaaaacccgcttgataggactgagggcataactagtatgcaatcatccccattcatgttacaatagagggcacagcggaagaatgccgagagtcctaccgtagagactatacctccccggattccgcaggcaaagtcccccataggtagttccgccccgatggatattgctatgaaatcatatcaacatcctcagggtccaaacatactcgagaggcggaccaaacctctacagtctctgccatttggatcaagaaagagccaatgcgcaagagcccagcccctgcccaacccataagaaggttttagtgaagaagggggggacagctaggttgagcaactgagttaaagatagtagagagaggaaacaaatttaagtaagaggaaaattgagacttttggattcgaactgggagatatttctcccagttcgaaagccctcttgcccgctatgcattttcagcagtcagctgaaaatgcataacttcgtcaaggcagtctcaaatcaagagggaattgagaatggggcaggatccctcctcaatgaccggggcttacgtcaggtaggacccgaaggtccccacggtagcgcagtccccaacatgggatcctacagagaaatctctgtaggatccctccccttttcctcgtagccgtaaggagagagggaatgggggaggaattggatactcgctcgccttcccagtggaactagcagttggagaagagtaggagcagccatcgccttgcggcgatggcctctcagagtctgggaaaacgtatcgttaggagaaaacgttttcccgaggagggttacgaattCTCAATGTAGGGTAAGGGTCCTGCTGCCGACTGTGAACGTactctgggtggggctgatcgacacctgacaggagagagccgataccatcctccgactcattccagtcctcgtcgaggtcgaaacctctcaggaggaccgaaggagtatttaaatacggtgtccgaagacgtAGAAAccccgctgtcgcagtagaggaggtggaagtagcttgatcgacggccagaactgagagagtgcgcccgccctcggcaccgagacataattcaagtcaatttcatgaaaagagcggaaatcgccgcatctacggcgatagctccatgttgattcataattaggtaatgaaaatgaaaacagtgtacttacagtttcattttcaaggcaaacaaaccattagtagaaaacacaatataaacaaagcatacgacgatgaagcgggcagagagcgatgacgaacacgtccttcacacccgcggccgaaagcaaaagtggttcttcacctctcgggcgcgcgcacgatcggacaagcagttaactaccgttctccccttgttcgaagcttacgaccgtcccagctgccgctagttaccttcctattgttaaaggaccgagggtttgtattacatatcggaacaaTTTAGTTCTTTCAGTGCAGAAAAAAAAAGCCGTCTTTGCTTCTTGTGCCattttgcaaataatgaaaactaatgCTAGGCCAACctgtgaaaacaagaaaaaattactattttataCTGTTTCTGGGATTTTTACACcatatatgataattaaaattgagCACAAGCCATCACTgatcaatattttaaaatcatcccTGGCAAATTGAAAAACACTATCGAAAATAAGAGCGACGCAAGAACGCTCACCCATTCACAACAACAGCTGAGACAAGACTGCGTTGGCGGCAGTCCACGCTCTCCTTTCCGCCCTCCCCCCTTTCTCTCCGCATTCGTATAATTATGTTGCATTTGTTTCACTGTGTAATGTCAAGTTCAGCACTCTGACGCAGTGATGAGTTTCTTCACATGCATgtccatgtgtttgtttgtgttatgacGTTATGTGTGGCTGGCGTCTGATGGGGGGGCTGCAGTCTCTCAGTCCCTATTGACAAGACGCCACTGGTTATTATAGTAAAAAGACGCCGGGCTGCTTCTATGACAGCAGTAGCTTCTTTCTCAACAATGTGGTAGCGAAGTTCACTCCCTTGCAGTGTTCTGGACATAAAAGCAACAGGTCTACCACCCTGGTTTAGAACTGCAGAGACAGCGACATCAGATGCGTCACACTCAACTTCAAAAGGCACGTTTTCATCAACTGAATACAGGGTGGCATTTTCAAGTTCCATTTTGAGTTAGTTAAAGGCATTGAGAGCTTTTGCATCTAGAGGAAACTTCTTTGTAGCTGCAAAGGgctgaattttatttgaaaaatcttgAATCCATTTGGATAGTAAGCAAACATACCTAGAGTTCTCCTTAGGGATCCCAGATCTGTTGGAGGAGATAGTTCCTGCAGTGGACGAAGTCTCTCAGGATCTGGTTGTATATGTCCATTCCCCACACAGTAACCTAGAACTTTTATGGAGCGCACTGATTTGATGGTTTTGCATTCATTTAGAGTTAGCAGCCTTTGTTCCACAACCTTTAGAAAATTATCTACATTGCCATCATGCTCTTCTTGTGTAGTTCCAGCAATTGTGATGTTGTCAAGATAAGGAAAAGCACCCTGCAAACCTTCTTCCTTTACTAATTTGTCCATTGCTCACTGGAAAGCAGCTACTCCATTCGTTACTCCAAATGGAATCCTGCAGAATTGATACAGACCACCATTTGCCTCAAAAGCAGGGTACTTCCTGTCTGACTCTTTAATTGGTATCTGATGATATGCACTTTTCAAGTCAAATGTAGAGAACACATGGTACTTAGCAAGATTATTCACCATGTCATCAATCCTTGGTAATGGGTATGCATCCAGCTCAGTATACTGGTTAATTGTCTGTGAGTAGTCAACACACATTCTCTTCTTATTCTGATACCTGGGTTTTTCACGATAACAACTTGGGCTCGCCATGAAGATAAACTTGGTTCAATTACGCCCTCACGGAGTAGCCTATTTACTTCCTTTCCTATAAAGTCTTGGTCATCCTTACTGTAACGTCTGGATTTGGTAGAAATTGGTCGGCAATTAGGTAATAAACTATGAAAGAGTGATGGTTCCTCTAGTGCTGCAGCTGTAAGAACACAAGTTATTGCTGTTTTTCAAAATTAACTGAGATTTATGCCCACCAAATTCAAATGTTACACTTAGATGCTGTCTCTGGAAATCTAGCCCAAGAATTATGTCTGCACACAGGTCCCTCAGTACACCAAGATGTGTATCAGGATAAGATTGATTGTCAAGTCCCAGCATGAGGTCGGCGACAACATATCCGGGAGAACTAGTATTTAAAGATTTCTGAGCCATACTAATTCCCTTACTACTTGGATGCACTTTCAGTTCTAATTCTTGAACAACTTTCTCACTTATATAACTCTCAGTACTATATGAATCTATTAGGGCACTCAACTTCTTGCCTTTAACTGTTACGACAGTAGCAGCCTGTGAAAGTCCATGAGGAACATTTGTCACTGTAGTCATAATATGAGAAATAAACACAGTTGCTATGGACGCTTTTGTAGATTTAGACTGGCAAACTCGAGCAAAATGTCCCTTCTTAGAACATTTATGACAGGTAGCTTCACGTGCTGGGCATGTACTTCTAGCATGATATGGTCCTCCGCAAAAGTAGCATTTCTTTCGTACATTGTAGAAAGTGGCAACTGCTGACTTTTCAGAAGCATCAGGTGAGCTGTGCATGGCATCTTCTTCCGAAGACTTGAGGTTTACCACTGCAGTTGAGTGAAGAACTTGTGATGTCAGTGGATTCTGAGGGGTAACAGTAACAGCAGTGTGTGCAGTCAGAGAAGCGTAGGCTTCAGCATTCCTTTGTGCAAGATCCAAGGAAGCAGCTTGATTGTAGGCACCTTGTAAGTCAAGCATGTTGTTCTCTAGGAGGCGTTGGTGTATGTGAGCTGAAGAAAGACCATTGATGAAGGTATCCTGAATTAATTCCTCACGATATTGATCAGCACTGACAGCTTTTAAATTACAGTCTTTACTTAACTTCCTTAATTCTCTCATGAATTCGTCAAGTGATTCACCTGGCTTCTGCTGCCTTGTTGCAAGTAAATGCCTAGCAAAAATCTCATTTGGTATTTTCACATACAGTCTTTCTAGTATAGTTATAGCAGACTCAAAGTTTGCACACTCTTCAATATACTCAAACACTGTATGACACGCAATTTACAAGTGTCCTGAATTTGTTAGGTGCATTCTCACCACACTCCTCGATGAAGTTCACAAAGGTCCTATGCCAATGTCGCCACTCCTTCGCTGCTGTTGGGGAACTTGGGTCGACATCCAGATGAGCAGGTTTTAGCACCCTCTCCATGGTTGTGGTTAAGTTGAGTAAACTGTGATGACAATAAAACACTTGGCTGCAGCTTCCCAAGCTTTACTCAACTTAAACCATTACTACGGTCTGAAAAAAATACAGATTCCTTCCTTAATAATCTACTACAGTATATTTACAATGACAACAATAAATGATAATATCCCTTACAATGCTAGTAATCCTTACcctataatattactaataattaccTAACAGATATGTTGGTATGTTGTATTGAACACCATTGTCTCTCAGAGTCCCGTATGTAAACAAAGTGAGATAATGCTTCTTGATGGGACAACACTCGTATTAAACTAGGGTTACAAAACAGAGAAGGAGAACGCAGAAGCAAAACATACTAcatccttaaataataatataccacagttaagacctcaggtttgtagcaatgaaaaatacaaattgtctcagaaaatttgtcatttgttcatatgcgaacaaaccttcgatcttaacaataggatactcatacttggagggaggtataagacatcctagaccggctgggggcctacccaccagtccagctctcaaaagaaatggttcttggagagggactaaagccctgagtgacgtacaatatatgggataaccattgtatagggaaccagagaaactttgactgtccaataacaaaccaagacaccagggtttgtattactcccaactccttgccaaggagtggagcatatgctaccaaatagcgggtaagatattgcatgaccacactaccagtatgactaccttactcacctgtatcagaccagtccagcaaatgacgtgtctattccttaaaccacccgaaggaagaaggaaaggtacaagagaaagaaggagcaCCAGTCAACtgactcattctctcatccacacaatcaatCATCTTAaggaagatacaaaggtgccctgttaagggcaactatgagttacataacttgttgggcagccaccacaggatccagggaaaacgtgtccgtagatctgtgggcaacatccttaagataggaggtgaacgtggaatggtgtaaccaagtaccagtgctcagcactatgtacagccaagttctttttgaaagccagagagggaccaatacctctgatgtcatgcgctctagcctgcacagacgtggtggtgaaatcatcaagagtcaagtatgcctgtctgatggttTTCCGTATCCAAGAAGAGATAgaattcttagacacctctttctttgtacggcctgtgctaacaaaaagtctgcggcagcctgggctaaggtgccgagtccttttaagatagcaacgcagggcccggacagggcacaacaaaagctcttgagcatcaccacccacaaagtcagtaaGTGATGGAacggaaaacgaagtgaacccatacaccgagggattttgggtcttggccacgaattccgggacaaataggacatcgacccccaacccctggtgtgcttcacctcatagctcaggccatggagctctcctaccctcttggaagatgccaaaaggaaaactgtctatGAGCGTCCGGTTTCTGTCAGATACGCAACGCAAGgactcatatggactcttagtgaagcccttaagaaccaaggaaacatcccacattgGGGGCTTGAGccctctaggagaactcgactgctcaaaccccttaaatagcagggaaagttcccaggaagagatgttgATACCcataaggcgtaacaccaaactcagtgccgccctgtagcctctaaggccggccacacacgtgcagttttaactgacagttacgactgttcagttataactgacacagtttaaactgacgtcagttaaaaatgaaatgcacacacacacacagttcaatcCCTCAGTTTTTACCATGGATTCCGAGGAGTATGATCTTGCCGCTCTTGGTGTATTCTTTGTAATgctacaaacaaatagaaaaaataaaaataaaaaacgtaaacagtgGTGCAAAAAGTGGTTACTAAGGCGAAATTAATgttctgatattaaattattaaaggaattaagtgaagaaccaattgattttctcaattatttgcgCAAGGTTCAGATCGATAGAGTTCAATGAATTCAACAATCACTTCGTTTTGTTTACGTGCCATCTCAACAAACTGCACTCACCGCTACCACTTGTAGAAATGAGAAGTTGAGAACTGTACAGTTACGAATCCCCACACACGCTCAGTTCAGTTACTCCtatcagttaaaaatatggaacatttcatttgtctcagtttaactgcagttttgttgaactgacgagatgagcaactgagatacccacacacctgcagttttaactgtcagttaaaactacATGTGTGTGGCCGGCTTAATAGCAGAaatggacaaacgtttctcgtctctgaggaaggttaaaaagccTGCttttcgctgaatagaggttgcgagaagagaaaaaccccatttagattagattagattataaaatttttggcacatagccaagcgccggagccgaggggccattcagcgcatatatatctttaggaATAAAAAAGTcagtcgtacaaacaaacatacacacaaccaatctaacatacaaaaaaaccaaacaagaaacctaaaacaattaagagaaaattacaattcataaaaaagaccaatattttttaaaaatgtcataatttgctctgctgagcaccttcacctaaaaattccggcaagagacttatttgccagcaaacaagctctacgtttgtttttcaaaatgagggcactccaccaaaatatgcaccacagtcaaatccacatgacaagtggaacagcgaggaacctacctatccgctccactcatcattagatacctgtgagtatatttagtgtggccaatacgtaatctagctaaaactatctcagaccttctatccatccggctatgaggccaaggatgaacagaaggcctaatagactttaatttaagattattatctaaagtagaccatgggtgctgccactggtctctacaataaaatcgaatggtacactggtctctacaataaaatcgaatggtacttttaaaatcggatacagggacgcccatgttggaaatgtgcctaagcctagttgcagccttagcagcagcgtctgctcgctcattcccaacaattccaacatgggatggagcccaacaaaacctaacagaaaatcctcttctatttattaaaagataaaatgaagtttttatgataaaacaaagtttcaaTGTATACTTaccctggcaggtatatatatagctatattctctgttccactggcagaaattttcaagactcgcggcaaacgctagtaacctattggtagttcaggcaaccaccaccccgttaccgtggcgctagtgctaggaaccattcccatttacatcagattttctctgaaccctgtcctcctgagggaggagggtgggaatttaattatatatacctgccaggtaagttatacattaaacttgtttttttatcataataacttcattttaatgtatgacacttacctggcaggtatatatatagctaattgacacatttggaggtgggtcaaagacagcaacattgttagagtacaaataattaaaacattattatattaccCTAAGtttcttacctgctaaggtagctgacttcataggtcctgcctctgagcctgcttaaaccttaagAGCTCTCAActaggaagtgtcctgtatgttgaagaagctaaaaCCGGGTCTGACAACTGGGCGTGACCAAGGTGTTGACAGAAACCCCAAAGCCCTCTAtgatgccacggcattcaagctaggaATTGCTCATTCActtgaactacacacacaccacaaaaagaaaaccacaaaaaggtaaaaagactgaaaaagtaacaaaaccaaCCTTTCTCAGACGACCACACCATCACCTGATAAAAATTACCTCGCATATTAGAAGGTTTATgtggtaactcctttgcccaatactgtaccagaggacacgtatggacccaATGTCTGACAATTGTCAAAGGTTGTCTTAATATCTGAGATAATGAGGTGCAAATACTGAATTcattctccaatatgtagtctcaataatctctttgagggctaaattcttctTAAATGCTAAGGAAGTCGCTACTGCCCTGACTTCGTGAGCCTTAACTTTCAGAACTCCGAAACTGTTCTTGGCACAGCATATGCACTTCTCTAATCAATTCTCTCATAGAGAAAGCTAGAGCATTCTTTGTCATGGGCCTACTGGGGTCTTTGACTGAACACCAAAGAGAATCGGAAGTCCCTCTGATACCTCTTGTTCTTTCAATATAAAAGCGTaaagctctcactgggcagagaactctttcctGTTCATGCCCCACTAAATCAGACAGACCCACgacatcaaaggatcttggccaaggattagaagggttctcattcttggccaaaaaacctTCCTGAAAAgaacacactgcgttgccatgtctccagCCCACTGTCTtagatatggcctgaagctcactagctcttttagccgtTGCCAAGGCGACTAAAAAGACAGCCTTCTTTGAAATGTCTCTTAACGAAGCTTTATCTAAAGGTTCAAACTTACTAGAAGTTAGATGCTTCAAAACGACGTCCAGATTCCCAAAGCAGGGGGTCTGCATTGAGGCTGCTTCTTGGTACCAAATGATCTAACAAGATCTCTAAGGTCCAGATTAttagaaatatccaaacctcTGTGTCTGAACACCGAGgtcaacatactcctataacccttaatcGTAGAAATCGACAATCCTACCTCCTTCCTAAAATAAAGGAGGAAGTTTTGCGATttgtttgggtcacagaggtactggatgaagacctttcctcttcttacaccacttctggaagttctcccacttcgactggtacaccgtaattgtggaggttcttctagctctagccactgcactggccacctctctagaatatccccttgCTCTGACAGACTTTCGTAGTCTGacacagtcagacccagagcgagggtattcttgtgaaacctgttcgaagtggggttgtctgagtaaatctactcttaggggcagtgttcttggtgtatccactgtccattccagtacctctgtgaaccaactttgggccggccaataCAGAGCTATtagagtcatcctcgttccttgacTCTCTCTGAACTTTTTCATCACTTTCCCAAGACCTTGAATGATAGGAAAAGCGTAAGCGTCCAGGCctgtccaatccatcaggaaggcATCCACTGcgactgcttcctggtctggaactgGAGAGCAGTAGTTTTGGTAGTCTTTTTGTTTTGGCGGTCGCAAAAAGATCAACTACTGGACGGCCCCACAaatttccacaggctctggcatacctcTAGATGCAAAGTCCACTCTGTCGGAAGAAGTTGCCcattccctgctcaacaggtcgctctgacattcttctcccctggatgaacctggtgagcagagaaatcgttttcctttcttcgccgcccaaagcagaacttctTTCGCCAGCATGTAAAGTGAATGAGTTCCTCTTGcttgcggatgtatgccagagccgtggtgttgtccgagttgatctgcactgtcttgtcgcGTCCACCAACTCCCTGAAAgacttcaaggccaagaaaatcgccatcagttccttcctgtttatgtaccAACATGCTTCGTCTTCGTTCCAAAGatccgacacctcttgagggcctaatgtcgctccccaacctgc from Macrobrachium nipponense isolate FS-2020 chromosome 43, ASM1510439v2, whole genome shotgun sequence includes the following:
- the LOC135213780 gene encoding uncharacterized protein LOC135213780 codes for the protein MERVLKPAHLDVDPSSPTAAKEWRHWHRTFVNFIEECERLYVKIPNEIFARHLLATRQQKPGESLDEFMRELRKLSKDCNLKAVSADQYREELIQDTFINGLSSAHIHQRLLENNMLDLQGAYNQAASLDLAQRNAEAYASLTAHTAVTVTPQNPLTSQVLHSTAVVNLKSSEEDAMHSSPDASEKSAVATFYNVRKKCYFCGGPYHARSTCPAREATCHKCSKKGHFARVCQSKSTKASIATVFISHIMTTVTNVPHGLSQAATVVTVKGKKLSALIDSYSTESYISEKVVQELELKVHPSSKGISMAQKSLNTSSPGYVVADLMLGLDNQSYPDTHLGVLRDLCADIILGLDFQRQHLSVTFEFGGHKSQLILKNSNNLCSYSCSTRGTITLS